TAAGAATTGCGCTTAATAGAAAAGAACGAGGTTCAGCAACTCTACGTGAGAAACGATACTCATCCTCAGATGAATAAGTTATCTGCGGATACATTGCTTCAAGAAAAGTCCAGTACCCATCTGCCTCTTCACACTCACCAAACAGAGTAGTCAAAAACGGCGTGAAGATGTATTCCTCTACTTTTTCAGTGACCATGTCATAGAGCATATAAAATGTGCGGTCACCGAACATACGTCTCTGGTGCTTCTCGAAGAAATCACCAAGCTTGGCGATGAACTTGTCCTTCTGTTTAGAGAAGAAAAGCGCACAGAAATATTCTTGGAACGATCGATGAGTGAAGTGATAGCTGTTGCCCTCAACATACATTAGGCACAAGTTAGAACATAGATCTTCGCGAAAATCGCCGGCAGTAGTCTTCTTATCATTTGCCACTGAACGAGAGTTAAGTTGATTGAAGTATCCATCAAATTCTTCAGCAGTCATCTCAAACTTCTCATCGTTATATGATCGGAAGCATAACTCAGCAAAATAATCGGCAAAGGCATCTACAGACAATCCTGTCCTCAAAGCACGTTTATAAGCCCCCTTGCTCGCATCATGTCGTTTTGCCAACACTTCAAACGCTTCTCGGTAAAAAACATGCATCTTCAACGGCACTTCGGCGTACTGTTCAAACGTTAAAAGCATGATTGTCAACAATAAAGGGTTCTCGGTGAAAGACCGGTGCGTCCGAAATAGAGTTTTTTCTAGGGCTACCAGAAACTTCACCTTAATAGCAGGCTCATCTGGACGAAACTCCAACCTGTCAACTAACTGCATAGCCTGCCGCGGGTTAAACGGCATCAGCCTCAACAAGCTAAAGCGATCATATGAAACGAAAGATTGGAAAGGACGCGACGACAAGATAAACATATTCCCGGAGTACTTGTCCGTTAGCACCTCCAATTCACGTTCGAATCTCTTAACGGAACCAGCATTAATTTCATCTAGTCCATCAAGCAGCAACAGGCACAACCCATGTGTAAGCATCAGTTCAAATTGCTCTTTAGATAAGCCATCGTCAAACACACCGATCTTGGAGTAGACATACTCAAACAGCGAGTCCGCAGTCTCATCAAAATCTTTTAGCGGAACAAATACCGGGAAGCATTTCAG
This DNA window, taken from Synergistaceae bacterium, encodes the following:
- a CDS encoding NACHT domain-containing protein: MTNTAHPVLCGGTFLIQILESKRITATRRQRTQSVSDTIHEQDVLLGLVQIVQPDYIKPAGDTFKTYTTYFKRCVENTPQDLQFADEAVVSTFLSRLESDYAGVLNEMTGFVNNFIEVGTTRQKDIKLARRLIGLIVNDAGTPNIPDDYRFVISKDGSSVVKSELMTVPNIYLPAFLLSIWKFIVTERKENSLGATTVAAWSAPNVQGRYSVPESLPTPEDFFVDCGTYVAPVLPVVDTEFSEELTPANVQRLIMPDVYTYLRNAEEKYSTMKTLLYNDQPKKFYSFYVCNRIRFRGPDSKVEGQPTYPPNMQFIDDATIENIRKVSRFAIIIGTGGLGKSMMMRHLMLNAIANFDDLKCFPVFVPLKDFDETADSLFEYVYSKIGVFDDGLSKEQFELMLTHGLCLLLLDGLDEINAGSVKRFERELEVLTDKYSGNMFILSSRPFQSFVSYDRFSLLRLMPFNPRQAMQLVDRLEFRPDEPAIKVKFLVALEKTLFRTHRSFTENPLLLTIMLLTFEQYAEVPLKMHVFYREAFEVLAKRHDASKGAYKRALRTGLSVDAFADYFAELCFRSYNDEKFEMTAEEFDGYFNQLNSRSVANDKKTTAGDFREDLCSNLCLMYVEGNSYHFTHRSFQEYFCALFFSKQKDKFIAKLGDFFEKHQRRMFGDRTFYMLYDMVTEKVEEYIFTPFLTTLFGECEEADGYWTFLEAMYPQITYSSEDEYRFSRRVAEPRSFLLSAIL